A region of Ferruginibacter albus DNA encodes the following proteins:
- a CDS encoding LptF/LptG family permease, which produces MIKKLDKLILKAFIGPFLATFFIAFVVLVMQNLWKYIDDLVGKGLDFITIGKFLWYAGATLLTLSMPIAILISSIMTFGNLGESFELVAIKSSGISLLRFMRPIIWVSVLLCFITFLFANYAIPYANLKFKTLYYDIKYKRPALDLQEGTFFTAIPNYAIKVGKKEKDGKTIHDVVIFEQQNSLRDNSIIAKQGVMKISDDQRFLEFILQNGTRYQERGNLYDTSTEFIITQFKEYKKLFDLSSLALAKTSDSIFKNDSKMRSVRQLGYIIDSVKKINDSLSARGAREVDRNFHYLKNPADPIWKKYPAIASSTKNIKLFPDSLEEKVYYNASYRANSIKSSLQYYASEGKSNDNELRSDHVEWHRKFSLSFACLVLFFIGAPLGSIIRKGGFGMPLVFAIIFFLVFHLLNMFGEKFAREGILPVYAGMWLPVLVLSPVGIFLTYKAMHDSQLFNKEFYNRLLKRLKAFLTSRNKNTAPESR; this is translated from the coding sequence GTGATAAAAAAATTAGATAAACTTATTCTTAAAGCCTTCATCGGACCATTCCTCGCAACATTCTTTATTGCGTTTGTTGTGTTAGTAATGCAAAACCTTTGGAAGTATATTGATGACCTGGTTGGAAAAGGGCTTGACTTCATTACCATTGGAAAATTTTTGTGGTATGCCGGCGCTACGCTGCTCACTTTATCCATGCCGATCGCTATTCTCATTTCTTCTATAATGACGTTTGGTAATTTGGGCGAAAGCTTTGAATTGGTTGCTATTAAATCATCGGGCATTTCGTTGTTACGCTTTATGCGACCCATCATTTGGGTGTCTGTTCTTCTCTGCTTTATCACTTTTTTATTTGCCAACTATGCTATTCCTTATGCTAACCTGAAATTCAAAACACTCTATTACGATATTAAATACAAACGACCGGCACTGGATCTGCAGGAAGGAACTTTTTTTACTGCCATTCCTAACTATGCTATTAAAGTAGGCAAAAAAGAAAAAGACGGTAAAACCATCCATGATGTAGTAATCTTTGAACAACAAAATTCTTTACGTGATAACAGTATTATTGCCAAGCAAGGTGTAATGAAGATCTCTGATGACCAGCGTTTCCTTGAATTTATTTTACAAAATGGCACCCGTTACCAGGAACGTGGTAATTTGTATGATACAAGTACGGAATTCATTATCACTCAATTTAAGGAATACAAAAAATTATTCGATCTCTCATCACTTGCATTAGCTAAAACATCCGACAGTATTTTTAAGAATGATTCAAAAATGCGCAGCGTTCGGCAATTGGGATATATAATTGATTCGGTAAAAAAAATAAATGACAGTTTAAGTGCAAGAGGAGCCAGAGAGGTTGACCGAAACTTTCATTACTTAAAAAATCCGGCAGATCCTATTTGGAAAAAATATCCTGCTATTGCTTCATCTACTAAGAACATCAAACTTTTTCCCGATTCCCTGGAAGAAAAAGTTTACTACAATGCAAGCTATCGAGCCAACAGCATAAAAAGTTCTTTGCAGTACTATGCCTCCGAAGGAAAGTCCAATGATAATGAACTGCGGTCTGACCATGTGGAATGGCATAGAAAATTTTCTCTATCCTTTGCCTGCCTGGTGTTGTTTTTTATCGGTGCTCCGTTAGGCTCCATCATTCGCAAAGGAGGCTTTGGTATGCCGTTGGTGTTTGCCATTATCTTTTTTTTAGTGTTCCACTTGTTAAATATGTTTGGCGAAAAATTTGCACGGGAAGGCATATTACCCGTATATGCAGGCATGTGGTTGCCGGTGCTGGTGTTAAGTCCTGTCGGAATTTTTCTTACGTATAAAGCCATGCACGACTCCCAATTATTTAATAAAGAATTCTACAATCGTTTACTAAAGAGGCTGAAAGCATTTTTAACATCCCGCAATAAAAATACAGCGCCGGAAAGCCGGTAA
- a CDS encoding superoxide dismutase, whose product MKPSSRRKFLSDSTKIGLGSLLISPTIVSALNNTSFSKKDIYFLPTTGFKQEPLSYAYNALEPYIDALTMDIHYNKHASAYCKNLNDATIAEKVDVTKPVEDLLATISKYSAKMLNNAGGHYNHELFWKLLSPKGETKPTGTLLAAIEKDFSSFDSFKTKFADAAKARFGSGWAWLIINSDKTLVITSTPNQNNTLMDNAEVKGFPLLGLDVWEHAYYLHYQNKRADYIDSFWKILNWDYVQQRFDSIK is encoded by the coding sequence ATGAAACCTTCATCTCGCAGAAAATTTTTAAGCGATAGTACCAAGATCGGGTTGGGTTCTTTACTTATTTCTCCAACGATCGTATCAGCTTTAAACAATACTTCTTTTTCTAAAAAAGATATTTATTTTTTGCCAACAACAGGATTTAAACAAGAGCCTTTATCATATGCCTACAATGCATTAGAGCCTTATATTGATGCGCTTACAATGGATATTCACTATAACAAGCATGCATCGGCATATTGTAAAAATTTAAATGATGCAACCATTGCAGAAAAGGTGGATGTCACTAAACCGGTAGAAGATCTGTTAGCTACTATTTCAAAATATTCTGCAAAAATGTTGAACAATGCCGGCGGTCATTACAATCATGAATTGTTCTGGAAATTATTATCTCCTAAAGGCGAAACAAAACCAACCGGAACATTATTAGCTGCTATTGAAAAAGACTTTTCTTCCTTCGATAGTTTTAAAACAAAGTTTGCAGATGCAGCAAAAGCAAGATTTGGGAGCGGTTGGGCATGGCTGATCATCAACAGCGACAAGACGCTTGTCATTACTTCAACTCCTAATCAAAACAATACTTTAATGGATAATGCCGAAGTAAAAGGTTTTCCTTTATTAGGTCTGGATGTTTGGGAACATGCCTATTACCTGCATTATCAAAATAAACGTGCAGATTACATTGACAGCTTTTGGAAGATCCTTAACTGGGATTATGTACAGCAACGATTTGATTCAATTAAATAA
- a CDS encoding dipeptidase: protein MQVWKDYQEKNKDRFLNELLELLKIPSISAKSEHKDDMQRCAEAVKLRLLEAGADKVEIFPTDGHPVVYAEKIIDATKPTVLVYGHYDVQPAEPLELWHSGPFEPVIKDGKIFARGSCDDKGQVYMHVKALETLVKTNTLTSNIKFCIEGEEEVGSPNLGKFVSSHKELLKADCILISDSSMLSLDTPSIDIGVRGLSYIEVEVTGPNRDLHSGVYGGAVANPITILSKMIASCHDENNHITIPGFYDDVLVATDEERKLMAAAPFDAKEYAADLGVKELLGEKDFTTNERTGIRPTLELNGIWGGYQGEGAKTVLPSKATAKISARLVPNQSSEKITKMLLDYFKSIAPPYVTVSAFEHHGGEPYITPIDSKAYQAAAKAIESTFNKKPIPVRGGGSIPICALFEKELGVKIVFMGFGLDSDNLHSPNEKFNVENFYKGIETIPYFHKYFAEIK, encoded by the coding sequence ATGCAGGTTTGGAAAGATTACCAGGAAAAAAATAAGGATCGGTTTTTAAATGAACTATTGGAGTTATTAAAGATACCAAGCATCAGCGCTAAGAGTGAACACAAAGATGATATGCAAAGATGTGCTGAAGCAGTTAAGCTACGTTTATTAGAAGCCGGTGCAGACAAAGTAGAAATTTTTCCTACAGATGGGCATCCTGTTGTTTATGCAGAAAAAATTATTGATGCTACAAAACCAACTGTATTGGTATATGGGCATTACGATGTGCAACCTGCAGAACCTTTGGAACTTTGGCACAGCGGACCTTTTGAGCCCGTTATAAAAGACGGTAAAATATTTGCCCGTGGCAGTTGTGATGATAAAGGACAAGTGTACATGCATGTAAAAGCATTGGAAACCCTGGTAAAAACAAACACGCTTACCAGCAATATTAAATTTTGTATTGAAGGAGAAGAAGAAGTTGGCTCTCCTAATTTGGGAAAATTTGTTTCATCACATAAAGAATTATTAAAAGCTGATTGCATTCTAATAAGCGACAGCTCGATGCTTAGTTTGGATACGCCAAGCATTGATATAGGTGTGCGTGGGCTAAGCTATATTGAAGTAGAAGTAACAGGACCAAATCGAGATCTGCATAGTGGCGTGTATGGCGGTGCAGTAGCAAATCCAATTACTATTTTGTCAAAGATGATCGCAAGTTGTCATGATGAAAACAATCATATAACTATACCGGGTTTTTATGATGATGTTTTGGTAGCAACTGATGAAGAAAGAAAATTAATGGCTGCAGCGCCGTTTGATGCAAAAGAATATGCAGCTGATCTTGGTGTAAAAGAATTGTTGGGAGAAAAAGATTTTACTACTAATGAAAGAACAGGCATTCGTCCAACATTAGAACTGAATGGCATTTGGGGTGGCTACCAGGGAGAAGGCGCGAAAACAGTTTTGCCATCAAAAGCCACTGCAAAAATCTCTGCCCGTTTGGTTCCCAATCAATCTTCAGAAAAAATAACAAAAATGCTTTTAGATTATTTTAAAAGCATTGCGCCACCGTACGTTACCGTTAGTGCATTTGAACATCATGGCGGTGAACCTTATATCACACCTATTGACAGCAAAGCTTATCAAGCTGCTGCAAAAGCAATTGAGTCTACATTTAATAAAAAACCTATTCCTGTTCGTGGCGGCGGCAGCATTCCCATCTGTGCTTTATTTGAAAAAGAATTGGGAGTAAAAATCGTTTTCATGGGTTTTGGCTTGGATAGCGATAATCTTCATAGTCCGAATGAAAAATTCAATGTAGAGAATTTTTATAAAGGCATTGAAACCATTCCTTATTTCCACAAATATTTTGCAGAGATAAAATAG
- a CDS encoding S9 family peptidase, translating into MSCKIVRFILAFVFFIITNAVVAQYPRKAINWTKDGNSFYHLNQNEIDKIDIKTGEPVTFVSKQLLIPAGSTTALKVERFSFYDDNTVLLFTNSAKVWRYRTKGDYWVLNIAQKKLTQVGKGKPAQSLMFAKISPDGKSVAYVSEHNLFTEDIATGTSVQLTFDGTRKLINGTFDWVYEEEFGCRDGFRWSPDGKKIAYWQVDATQIRDYYMLNTTDSVYSKVIPVEYPKVGESPSPVRIGVVNASGGATQWMNIEGDPRQHYLPRMEWADANTLVVQQLNRKQQESKLIYCDAASGSSTTFYKENDNAWIDIKSRWDDDDPTGWDWINNGKEFIWVSEKDGWRHIYKVSRDGKTETLLTNGQYDIANIKAVDEASNTIYFMASPDNATQLYLYRVKMDGKSKAVLVSPAGMKGVHDYYISSNGKFAEHEFSSHNVNPIGEWVTLPDGKPVDEMNSIEKNETIDTAVNIEYAKVTTEDGITVDVWINKPLNFDSTKKYPVVLYVYGEPGASTVDDSYGNQQNFLYDGDMGADGYIQIGVDNRGTPTLKGSAWRRSIYRKIGIVNIRDMAMATKKLLERPYFDKDRVAVWGWSGGAASTLNLLCQYPQIFKTGIAISAITNELFYDNIYTERYMGLPQENMEDYVKTSPLTYVKNLQGNLLYVHGSGDDNVHYDNAEALLNELIKYNKQFQFMEYPNRTHSISEGIGTRQHLSTLYSNYLRTHCLPGAK; encoded by the coding sequence ATGAGTTGTAAAATAGTACGTTTTATTCTAGCGTTTGTATTCTTTATAATTACCAACGCAGTTGTTGCACAATATCCACGTAAAGCGATCAATTGGACAAAAGATGGTAATAGTTTTTATCATCTTAACCAAAATGAAATTGATAAGATCGATATTAAGACAGGGGAGCCTGTTACGTTTGTTTCCAAACAATTATTAATTCCTGCGGGAAGTACCACTGCATTAAAAGTAGAGCGGTTTAGTTTTTATGATGATAATACAGTGTTATTATTTACCAACTCGGCAAAAGTATGGCGCTATCGCACCAAAGGCGATTACTGGGTATTAAATATTGCACAAAAAAAATTGACCCAGGTTGGAAAAGGTAAGCCTGCGCAGTCGTTGATGTTTGCAAAGATCTCTCCTGATGGGAAAAGTGTAGCATATGTAAGCGAACATAACTTATTTACAGAAGATATTGCAACCGGTACTTCGGTACAACTAACGTTTGACGGTACACGAAAATTGATCAACGGGACTTTTGATTGGGTGTATGAAGAAGAGTTTGGCTGCAGAGATGGCTTTCGCTGGAGCCCTGATGGAAAGAAGATCGCATATTGGCAGGTGGATGCAACACAGATAAGAGATTATTATATGCTGAATACAACGGACTCGGTTTATTCAAAGGTTATCCCGGTGGAATATCCAAAAGTAGGCGAATCGCCGTCACCTGTTCGTATTGGTGTTGTAAATGCCAGTGGTGGCGCAACACAATGGATGAATATCGAAGGCGACCCACGTCAACATTATTTGCCTCGCATGGAATGGGCAGATGCAAATACATTAGTAGTGCAACAATTAAATCGTAAACAGCAGGAGAGTAAACTAATATATTGCGATGCTGCAAGCGGAAGCAGTACTACGTTTTATAAAGAAAATGATAATGCGTGGATCGATATTAAAAGCCGTTGGGATGATGATGATCCGACAGGCTGGGATTGGATAAATAACGGGAAGGAGTTTATCTGGGTAAGTGAAAAAGATGGATGGCGTCATATTTATAAAGTAAGCAGGGATGGTAAAACGGAGACATTGCTCACCAATGGACAATATGATATTGCTAATATCAAAGCCGTTGATGAAGCAAGCAATACAATTTATTTTATGGCTTCGCCCGATAATGCCACCCAATTGTATTTGTATCGTGTAAAAATGGATGGTAAGAGTAAAGCAGTATTGGTATCGCCGGCAGGTATGAAGGGAGTGCATGATTACTACATATCCTCTAATGGAAAATTTGCTGAACATGAGTTCAGCAGTCATAATGTTAACCCTATTGGAGAATGGGTAACCTTACCCGATGGCAAACCGGTTGATGAAATGAACAGCATAGAAAAAAATGAAACGATTGATACTGCTGTAAATATTGAGTATGCAAAAGTTACTACGGAAGATGGCATTACAGTGGATGTATGGATAAATAAGCCTCTGAATTTTGACAGCACAAAAAAATACCCTGTAGTGCTGTATGTTTATGGAGAGCCGGGTGCTTCTACCGTAGATGACAGCTATGGAAATCAGCAAAATTTTTTATATGATGGTGACATGGGTGCAGACGGATATATACAGATTGGAGTAGATAACAGGGGTACGCCAACCTTAAAAGGATCGGCATGGCGAAGGTCAATTTATCGCAAAATAGGCATCGTAAATATCAGGGATATGGCGATGGCTACAAAGAAATTATTGGAACGTCCTTACTTTGACAAAGATCGTGTGGCTGTTTGGGGATGGAGTGGTGGCGCGGCTTCTACCTTGAACCTGTTATGCCAATATCCGCAAATTTTTAAAACAGGTATCGCCATCTCTGCTATTACCAATGAATTGTTTTACGATAATATTTATACAGAGCGCTACATGGGGCTGCCGCAGGAAAATATGGAAGATTACGTAAAAACATCTCCTTTAACGTATGTAAAAAACCTGCAGGGAAATTTGTTATACGTACATGGTTCGGGTGATGATAATGTGCATTACGATAATGCGGAAGCTTTGTTGAATGAATTGATCAAGTACAATAAGCAATTCCAGTTTATGGAATACCCCAATCGTACGCATAGCATTAGCGAAGGGATAGGAACGCGACAACATCTTTCCACATTATACTCGAATTATTTGCGTACCCATTGTTTGCCCGGTGCTAAATAA
- the trmD gene encoding tRNA (guanosine(37)-N1)-methyltransferase TrmD, producing MKIDIISVVPGLLESPFAHSIMKRARDKGLLEVTCYNLRDYTNYPRAQVDDYQFGGGAGMVMMIEPLVNAIESLQAKTNYDEIIYLTPDGERLNQKTANQLSLKNNLLLICGHYKGIDERVREHFITKEISIGDYVLSGGELAAAVMVDAIGRLIPGVLNDETSALTDSFQDNLLAPPVYTRPEVFRDWKVPDILLSGNHAKVEEWRQEQALQRTKERRPDLLD from the coding sequence ATGAAGATCGATATCATCAGCGTAGTACCGGGATTGCTGGAAAGCCCTTTTGCGCATTCCATTATGAAACGTGCAAGGGACAAGGGTTTACTGGAGGTAACCTGTTATAATTTGAGGGATTATACCAATTACCCCCGTGCACAGGTGGATGATTACCAGTTTGGCGGCGGGGCAGGAATGGTGATGATGATAGAACCGCTGGTAAATGCTATTGAGAGCCTGCAGGCAAAAACAAACTATGATGAAATAATTTATTTAACGCCCGACGGTGAACGACTGAACCAGAAAACAGCGAATCAACTTTCATTAAAGAATAATTTATTGCTGATCTGCGGGCATTATAAAGGTATTGACGAGAGAGTACGGGAACATTTTATTACCAAGGAAATTTCTATCGGCGATTACGTATTGAGTGGCGGAGAGTTAGCCGCCGCCGTTATGGTAGATGCTATCGGCAGGTTGATACCCGGTGTATTGAACGATGAAACATCTGCATTGACAGATTCTTTCCAGGATAATTTATTAGCACCGCCGGTTTACACTCGCCCCGAAGTTTTCCGCGACTGGAAAGTGCCGGATATATTATTAAGCGGCAACCATGCAAAGGTTGAAGAATGGCGACAGGAACAGGCTTTGCAACGTACAAAAGAAAGACGTCCGGACTTATTGGATTAG
- a CDS encoding DUF695 domain-containing protein, with protein MKYKIIFLFAVLLICFTIVHAQVDKWDVYLAQYEKGAGSTTINISAKEKAPVHSLPYVVITGVTFSDCTSEGFPTGEQFSALYNISDSVQAIMNRTVKNEIVGTFTYQCQRLEYYYVNDTLTIRDKLQKMYSRQFKTYQPYITIKTDSSWEAYLQFLYPNEETYEYMLNQKVIMKLQEQGDELIKERKVDHWIYFKTVADRNCFEEYAKQNNFKIEAKDKGKSGSMPYSLQVSRIDKIDIDSISQLTLKLRKQAEKCNGDYDGWETVVVK; from the coding sequence ATGAAATACAAAATCATTTTTCTTTTTGCTGTTCTTTTAATTTGTTTCACCATAGTGCATGCACAAGTAGACAAGTGGGATGTTTACCTGGCGCAATATGAAAAAGGCGCAGGCTCTACCACGATCAATATCAGCGCTAAAGAAAAAGCTCCGGTCCATAGCTTGCCTTATGTGGTGATAACAGGAGTCACCTTTAGTGATTGTACCAGTGAAGGCTTTCCTACCGGTGAACAATTTAGTGCGTTGTATAACATCTCTGATTCTGTACAAGCTATAATGAACAGGACGGTGAAGAATGAAATCGTCGGCACGTTTACCTATCAATGCCAACGTCTTGAGTATTATTATGTGAACGATACACTTACAATACGGGATAAGCTGCAAAAAATGTACAGCCGGCAGTTTAAAACCTATCAGCCTTATATTACTATTAAAACAGACAGCAGTTGGGAAGCATACCTGCAATTTCTTTATCCAAACGAAGAAACTTATGAATACATGCTAAACCAAAAAGTTATTATGAAACTGCAGGAGCAGGGAGATGAACTAATTAAAGAAAGAAAAGTAGACCATTGGATCTATTTTAAAACAGTGGCAGACAGAAATTGCTTTGAAGAATATGCCAAACAAAATAATTTCAAAATAGAAGCTAAAGACAAAGGGAAGTCCGGTTCTATGCCATATTCTTTACAGGTGTCAAGAATAGATAAAATAGATATTGATTCTATCAGCCAATTAACATTAAAGCTTCGCAAGCAAGCAGAAAAGTGTAACGGAGATTATGATGGCTGGGAAACAGTCGTTGTAAAATAG
- the ftsZ gene encoding cell division protein FtsZ encodes MIHFDLPKEQSSIIKVIGVGGGGSNAVNHMFSQNIEGVNFIICNTDAQAIAQSKVPNKIQLGPHLTQGLGAGANPSIGRQAMEESLEEIKRILEVNTKMAFITAGMGGGTGTGGAPILAKICKDLGILTVGIVTTPFSYEGKKRLAQAEEGILSLKNHVDTLLVISNDKLRHQFGNLKMKEAFGKADNVLATAAKCITDVIGSTGQINVDFADVCTVMKNGGVAILGNASAEGENRAQMAIENALNSPLLNDNDIKGARWILININSAEGETEFTMDEVEVIQNYLLSQAGEDTDVILGLGYDNTLGNHIGITLIATGFEHKDPFNKAAAKEEVKDDKIVMTLEMPAKESIKKQEEPQPVLLFDEKTEEPVIENKVEAIQETAVETKEVFSLQPQEQAPAAVTEPEAQIIKNDETEKVELLSKTTVEKSQDEPVFFEISSAQDQVPVVHFDIPTIPIPSEKPQPVENSRKEEVSITNKEASTSASSAGGYLVKPSNIYAEDKPAHESKKTVEEPAAMQLTLKEDEPEAELQLVVKESHEAAEQEPMQQTQPILMSNVEEPAMQDETEELRRRAIERIAKLRNLSFNINAADPNNEFETVPAYLRRNMEIHNQIADVESFYSNYTVKTDNNNQAEISSINTFLEGKKPD; translated from the coding sequence ATGATACATTTTGATTTGCCCAAAGAACAATCCTCCATCATCAAAGTAATTGGTGTTGGTGGTGGTGGAAGCAATGCGGTAAACCACATGTTTTCACAAAACATAGAAGGTGTAAATTTTATTATCTGCAATACCGATGCGCAGGCAATTGCACAAAGTAAAGTGCCTAACAAAATTCAGTTAGGGCCACACTTAACGCAAGGACTGGGAGCCGGTGCCAATCCTTCTATCGGCAGGCAGGCAATGGAAGAAAGCCTGGAAGAGATCAAACGCATATTAGAAGTAAATACCAAGATGGCTTTCATCACTGCCGGTATGGGTGGTGGAACCGGAACAGGTGGTGCGCCTATCCTTGCAAAAATTTGTAAAGACTTAGGCATACTAACAGTTGGTATTGTTACCACTCCTTTTTCTTATGAAGGAAAGAAAAGATTGGCGCAGGCAGAAGAAGGCATCCTTTCATTAAAGAACCATGTAGATACGTTGTTGGTTATCAGCAATGATAAGCTGCGTCATCAATTCGGTAATTTAAAAATGAAAGAAGCGTTTGGCAAAGCAGATAATGTATTGGCAACGGCAGCAAAATGTATCACGGATGTTATTGGCAGCACCGGTCAAATTAATGTTGACTTTGCGGATGTATGCACGGTGATGAAAAACGGTGGCGTGGCTATTCTTGGTAATGCATCTGCCGAAGGCGAAAACAGGGCGCAAATGGCAATTGAAAATGCATTGAACTCGCCATTGCTGAACGACAATGATATTAAAGGTGCACGTTGGATACTTATTAATATCAATTCTGCCGAAGGCGAAACTGAATTCACCATGGATGAAGTAGAAGTGATTCAAAATTATTTACTAAGCCAGGCAGGAGAAGATACAGATGTGATATTAGGCTTAGGTTATGATAATACATTAGGCAATCACATTGGTATTACATTAATAGCAACAGGCTTTGAACATAAAGATCCGTTTAATAAAGCAGCAGCTAAGGAAGAAGTAAAAGACGATAAGATCGTAATGACCTTGGAGATGCCTGCTAAGGAATCAATCAAAAAGCAAGAAGAACCTCAACCGGTCTTATTGTTTGATGAAAAAACAGAAGAACCGGTTATTGAAAATAAAGTAGAGGCAATTCAGGAAACGGCAGTGGAAACAAAAGAAGTATTCTCTCTGCAACCACAAGAGCAGGCGCCAGCTGCCGTAACTGAGCCCGAAGCCCAGATAATAAAAAATGATGAAACAGAGAAAGTAGAATTACTTAGTAAAACTACTGTGGAAAAATCGCAGGACGAACCTGTGTTTTTTGAGATATCTTCGGCACAAGATCAGGTACCCGTAGTACATTTTGATATACCTACAATTCCCATCCCTTCCGAAAAGCCTCAACCCGTAGAAAACTCCCGTAAAGAAGAAGTTTCCATAACGAATAAAGAAGCTAGCACATCTGCGTCGTCTGCAGGTGGATATTTGGTGAAGCCTTCGAACATATATGCGGAGGACAAACCAGCACATGAATCCAAGAAGACTGTGGAGGAACCAGCCGCCATGCAGTTGACGCTGAAGGAAGACGAACCGGAGGCTGAATTGCAGTTGGTGGTTAAAGAATCCCATGAAGCGGCGGAGCAAGAGCCAATGCAACAGACTCAGCCCATCTTGATGTCCAATGTTGAGGAGCCTGCGATGCAGGACGAAACAGAGGAGCTTAGGCGCCGGGCTATAGAACGCATAGCGAAGTTGCGTAATTTGTCATTCAACATCAACGCAGCCGATCCGAATAATGAGTTTGAAACGGTACCGGCTTATCTTCGCCGCAATATGGAAATTCATAATCAGATTGCTGATGTAGAAAGTTTCTACAGTAACTATACCGTAAAAACAGATAATAATAACCAGGCAGAGATCAGCAGCATCAATACTTTTTTAGAAGGTAAAAAACCCGACTAA
- the ftsA gene encoding cell division protein FtsA, translated as MNQEQPIIVGLDIGTTKIAAIAGRKNEFGKLEILGFGRANSNGVQHGMVLNIDQTIKAIQQALENCYASNPSLTINDVYVGIAGHHIKSLQTRGDIVRQNVEEEIKQDEIDRLVADQYRTYIPAGDQIIDVIPQEFTVDNFQNIPNPIGYSGVKVGANFHIITGDKNAIRNINRSVEKSGLATKDLVLQPLASAAAVMCDQDLEAGVAIVDIGGGTTDLAVFYEGILKHTAVIPFGGENITNDIKTGLGVLKTQAEQMKVQFGSALSDEAKANAFITIPGLRGMAPKEISVKNLANIIQARMSEIMDFVSYHLKQVGLDSRMLNGGIILTGGGSQLKHLIQLTEYVTGLNARIGFPNEHLASGHIDELAKPMYSTCIGLILKGYNDYENNNQQFEESFIKIEVPKELQQQPVDEVIDTPVQEERVVKVKQRKTLKGFMDSFKNGLIDMFKEEEDAQL; from the coding sequence ATGAACCAGGAACAACCCATTATTGTAGGCCTCGATATAGGAACTACAAAAATTGCGGCCATTGCCGGTCGTAAAAATGAATTCGGAAAATTGGAAATACTGGGCTTTGGGAGAGCCAATAGCAACGGTGTTCAACATGGTATGGTATTAAATATCGACCAAACGATTAAGGCAATTCAACAGGCTTTGGAAAACTGTTATGCATCCAATCCAAGTCTTACTATTAATGATGTGTACGTTGGTATAGCGGGACACCACATTAAAAGCTTACAAACACGTGGCGATATCGTTCGTCAAAATGTAGAAGAAGAAATTAAGCAGGATGAAATTGATCGCTTAGTGGCAGATCAATACAGAACCTACATTCCTGCAGGCGATCAGATCATCGATGTAATTCCACAGGAATTCACCGTAGATAATTTTCAAAACATACCAAACCCGATCGGGTACAGCGGAGTAAAAGTGGGAGCAAACTTTCACATCATCACCGGCGATAAAAATGCTATCCGCAATATCAATCGCAGTGTAGAAAAATCAGGCTTGGCAACAAAAGACCTGGTGTTGCAACCATTGGCAAGTGCTGCTGCTGTTATGTGTGACCAGGATCTGGAAGCAGGCGTTGCCATCGTTGATATCGGTGGCGGTACAACTGACCTGGCTGTTTTTTATGAAGGCATTTTAAAACATACAGCTGTTATTCCTTTCGGTGGTGAAAACATTACCAACGATATTAAAACAGGCTTAGGTGTTTTAAAAACACAGGCAGAACAAATGAAAGTTCAGTTTGGTAGTGCATTAAGCGATGAAGCAAAAGCAAATGCATTTATTACTATTCCCGGTTTACGTGGAATGGCACCCAAAGAAATCTCTGTAAAGAATCTGGCTAATATCATTCAGGCAAGAATGAGCGAGATAATGGATTTCGTTTCTTATCACTTAAAACAAGTTGGTTTGGATAGTCGCATGTTGAATGGTGGTATCATCCTAACAGGCGGTGGCTCACAATTAAAACATTTGATCCAGTTAACAGAATATGTTACAGGGTTAAATGCACGCATCGGCTTTCCTAATGAACACCTGGCATCAGGACATATTGATGAATTAGCCAAACCAATGTACAGCACCTGTATCGGCTTAATATTAAAAGGCTACAACGATTACGAAAACAATAATCAGCAGTTTGAAGAATCGTTCATCAAAATTGAAGTGCCAAAAGAATTACAACAACAACCTGTTGATGAAGTGATCGACACGCCTGTACAGGAAGAAAGAGTTGTAAAAGTAAAGCAACGTAAAACATTAAAAGGTTTCATGGATTCTTTCAAGAACGGTTTAATAGATATGTTCAAGGAAGAAGAAGATGCACAATTATAA